From Acidobacteriota bacterium, a single genomic window includes:
- a CDS encoding glycosyl transferase, translating to MERTTLDSEGPCHATAASARSAIPWILILMVWMAVYFQGAFRPSLLDDADSTHAEAAREMYQAGDYVTLHVNGIRYLEKAPLPYWLVSFGFTLVGVSEFAVRLPVILSILLLIGLGTLWGLRAFGDRGGIYSGLFIATCLGCFLFTRVFIPDVILSLLIALSLYFFLSALESRRQNEWQWYAAYAAMALAVLTKGLVAAVFIGTPALSYLLLTGEVKRWRELRPGKGIAVFLMVSAPWHILASIRNHGFFWFYFINEQFLRFLGERYPRDYNRLPAALYWGLHIVWLFPWSLYFPLIFRDLKMDIKAARNPPNLTFAARTRALCWVWAGVVLVFFSFSTNQEYYTFPAYLPLLLLVAGTLAREEERKRPSRWTIVGSGLYAVTGLAIGAVLVAALWTSKNLPATADLGQLLVHRDIANNTLSMSKFFDLTTAAFAALRLPAGLAAAALLIAPLTGLILRLRKKHFAATWATGIATAVFLLAAQLAFVRFGPFLSSKRLADAIRGREKPGDVVMIYGDQAYGSSLLFYLKRRIDLVNGRTTSMWFGSTFPDAPHIFLDDAKLVRDWSGGHRIFLFVPPRQLDKVNEILPRPRYVVAESSGKVVYSNEP from the coding sequence ATGGAGCGCACTACTCTCGACTCCGAGGGACCCTGCCACGCGACAGCAGCCTCCGCGCGGAGCGCCATTCCCTGGATTTTGATCCTCATGGTGTGGATGGCAGTTTATTTCCAGGGCGCGTTCCGCCCTTCCTTGCTGGATGACGCCGACTCCACACATGCTGAGGCTGCAAGAGAGATGTACCAGGCGGGTGACTACGTCACGCTGCACGTGAACGGCATCCGTTATCTTGAAAAGGCTCCCTTGCCTTACTGGCTGGTGTCCTTTGGTTTTACATTGGTCGGCGTTTCTGAGTTTGCCGTGCGTCTGCCTGTTATTCTTTCGATCCTGCTGCTGATTGGCCTCGGCACGCTCTGGGGGCTGCGGGCTTTTGGAGATCGCGGAGGAATCTATTCCGGACTTTTTATAGCGACGTGTCTTGGTTGCTTTCTCTTCACTCGGGTATTTATCCCCGACGTCATTCTCAGCCTGCTGATTGCACTTTCGCTCTATTTCTTTCTCTCAGCACTCGAGTCACGGCGACAGAATGAGTGGCAATGGTATGCCGCGTACGCCGCGATGGCGCTCGCTGTGCTCACAAAGGGCTTAGTGGCAGCCGTCTTTATCGGCACCCCAGCCCTCAGCTATCTCCTGCTGACGGGCGAGGTGAAGCGATGGCGCGAACTGCGCCCGGGTAAAGGGATTGCCGTCTTCTTGATGGTCAGCGCACCGTGGCATATTCTGGCAAGTATTCGCAACCACGGATTCTTCTGGTTTTATTTCATCAATGAGCAGTTTCTGCGTTTTCTGGGAGAACGCTATCCGCGCGACTACAATAGATTGCCGGCCGCCCTCTACTGGGGACTGCACATCGTCTGGCTATTCCCCTGGAGCCTCTATTTTCCGCTCATCTTCCGCGACCTGAAGATGGACATCAAGGCGGCGCGAAACCCACCAAATCTTACCTTTGCGGCCAGGACGCGAGCTCTCTGCTGGGTCTGGGCAGGCGTGGTGCTGGTCTTCTTTTCGTTTTCGACCAACCAGGAATACTATACATTTCCTGCCTATCTTCCGCTGCTGTTGCTGGTCGCCGGAACCCTGGCACGTGAGGAGGAACGGAAACGCCCAAGCCGATGGACCATTGTAGGCAGCGGACTTTACGCTGTAACGGGGCTGGCTATCGGTGCCGTACTTGTAGCGGCGCTGTGGACCTCAAAAAACCTTCCCGCCACCGCCGACCTCGGCCAATTGCTGGTCCATCGCGATATTGCAAACAACACGCTCTCAATGTCGAAGTTCTTTGACCTCACCACCGCGGCTTTTGCAGCGCTGCGCCTGCCAGCCGGACTGGCCGCCGCCGCACTGCTCATCGCCCCGCTCACAGGACTGATTCTGCGCCTCCGGAAAAAACATTTCGCTGCCACCTGGGCAACGGGAATTGCCACGGCGGTTTTCCTGTTGGCGGCCCAACTGGCTTTTGTCCGCTTCGGGCCGTTTCTCTCTTCCAAGCGGCTCGCAGATGCAATCCGAGGCAGGGAGAAGCCCGGCGACGTGGTGATGATTTATGGCGATCAGGCTTACGGGTCATCGCTGCTGTTCTATTTGAAAAGGCGGATTGATCTGGTTAACGGGCGAACGACATCAATGTGGTTCGGCTCAACCTTTCCCGACGCGCCGCACATCTTTTTGGATGATGCCAAACTTGTCCGCGACTGGAGCGGCGGGCACAGGATATTCCTGTTCGTTCCGCCAAGACAGCTCGACAAGGTAAACGAAATTCTGCCCCGGCCTCGATATGTTGTCGCAGAGAGTTCCGGAAAAGTTGTCTACAGCAACGAACCGTGA
- a CDS encoding glycosyltransferase, which yields MLPMLELIVLIVAITGLVASTVYLALVIIAAVRFRASANQECHTAKGNTALPPVTVLKPLHGMEPLLKDCLESFFRQDYPVYELIFGARSGSDPALAVVESLRMKYPHIATRTVLSGNPGYPNAKVHLMERMLPLATYPILFITDSDVRVAPDYLAHVVKPMLDLTVGMVTCLYRGVSTGGFWALLEALGMSIEMSSGVLVANLLEGMKFALGPTMVIRKDVLARWGGFGVLRDFCADDFVMGALTYEAGSKVVLSHHVIDHIVLNRSGLASFLHQLRWMKSSRFSRRMGHIGTGLTFAMPFGVLALAAGWMSGNSALGLGLFFAAFANRVIQALVVGWGVTHDRDSALYCWVYPLRDLLGFILWCASFSGSEVVWRGERYRLVSGGRMVPKDRSEAASPKDGIRPG from the coding sequence ATGCTCCCAATGCTTGAACTTATCGTACTCATCGTAGCTATCACCGGACTTGTCGCGTCAACGGTTTACCTGGCGCTTGTTATCATCGCCGCGGTGCGCTTTCGTGCATCGGCGAATCAAGAGTGCCACACGGCGAAGGGGAATACCGCACTACCGCCCGTGACAGTGCTCAAGCCGCTGCATGGCATGGAGCCCTTGCTGAAGGACTGTCTAGAGAGTTTCTTTCGCCAGGATTATCCCGTCTATGAACTGATCTTCGGGGCGCGAAGCGGGTCGGACCCAGCACTGGCCGTTGTCGAATCTCTCAGGATGAAATATCCGCACATCGCAACTCGTACCGTCTTGTCCGGTAATCCAGGCTATCCAAACGCCAAGGTGCATCTGATGGAGAGGATGTTACCACTGGCCACCTATCCCATCCTATTCATTACCGACAGTGATGTACGTGTCGCGCCGGATTACCTCGCGCACGTGGTAAAGCCCATGCTGGACCTGACGGTCGGCATGGTCACCTGTCTTTATCGGGGCGTTTCGACAGGTGGGTTCTGGGCACTCCTTGAGGCATTGGGCATGTCGATAGAAATGTCGTCCGGCGTGTTAGTAGCCAACCTTTTGGAGGGAATGAAGTTTGCGCTTGGACCCACAATGGTCATCCGAAAAGACGTGCTGGCACGATGGGGCGGGTTCGGGGTGCTGCGGGATTTCTGTGCCGACGATTTCGTCATGGGTGCGCTCACGTATGAAGCCGGCAGCAAAGTGGTGCTGTCGCATCATGTGATTGACCACATCGTATTAAACCGGTCCGGGCTGGCGTCGTTCCTCCATCAACTGCGCTGGATGAAGAGTTCGCGGTTTTCGCGACGCATGGGTCACATCGGAACTGGCTTGACGTTTGCTATGCCGTTTGGTGTGCTCGCGTTGGCAGCGGGCTGGATGTCTGGCAACTCTGCGCTCGGGCTCGGCCTGTTTTTTGCTGCTTTTGCCAACCGTGTTATTCAGGCGCTGGTGGTTGGATGGGGCGTCACGCATGACCGCGATTCGGCCCTTTATTGCTGGGTGTATCCTCTTCGTGACCTTCTGGGATTCATCCTGTGGTGCGCGAGCTTTTCGGGTTCGGAGGTTGTCTGGCGCGGGGAGCGTTACCGGCTGGTTTCCGGCGGACGAATGGTCCCCAAAGATCGTTCAGAGGCGGCGAGCCCCAAAGACGGAATACGCCCTGGATAG
- a CDS encoding EamA family transporter gives MSESKSQRGKTFILLAFMVIFGSSGDVLLSQGMKRLGELHSWALGSAIAYFARAFVSGTIWMGIALLIAFLVSYMLVLSWADFSYVSPASAIGYVLVALMGYFILGEHVPTTRWVGVGLICVGVFVVGGTHPSTSQNP, from the coding sequence ATGTCTGAATCAAAAAGCCAGCGTGGCAAGACCTTTATCTTGCTGGCGTTTATGGTCATATTTGGGTCATCCGGCGACGTTCTGCTCAGCCAGGGCATGAAGAGGCTTGGTGAACTCCATAGCTGGGCCTTGGGAAGTGCAATCGCGTACTTTGCAAGAGCGTTTGTGAGTGGAACTATCTGGATGGGGATTGCACTTCTGATAGCCTTCCTGGTGAGCTATATGCTGGTGCTTTCCTGGGCGGATTTCAGTTACGTTTCACCTGCATCGGCAATCGGTTATGTCCTGGTGGCGCTGATGGGATACTTTATTCTGGGAGAGCACGTCCCTACAACGCGCTGGGTTGGGGTTGGCCTGATCTGTGTGGGGGTTTTTGTGGTTGGCGGAACGCATCCCAGCACGAGCCAAAATCCATGA
- the hpnJ gene encoding hopanoid biosynthesis associated radical SAM protein HpnJ: MESVLKTLLLNPPSFEKFDGGASSRWPATREIESYWYPVWLTYPAGMLPGSRLLDAPPHKVTPQQTVEISKDYEFLVLFTSAVGFENDLKLVRRMKEVKPSLKVAFVGPPVQVKPEESLMASEDIDFIVRGEFDYAVVEFAQGKPLSEILGASYREDGKIVHNPPRKELQTEDLDRLPFATEVYKQNLTIENYNVPFLLHPFVSFYSSRGCPALCTFCLWPQTLSGHAWRTRSVDNVVAEVRQALNLFPQAKEFFFDDDTFNIRKDRAIELSKKFKPLGFRWSCTARVHSDYETLKAMADGGARLFIVGFESGDDQVLKNIKKGATAEMGRRFAKNCKKVGIAIHGDFIIGLPGETPETIQRTIDFAKELDTETIQVSIAHGYPGTEMYNQLLQAGQLVNLPMSDTNGHQLPHIEYPGLSTAQMMDAVNRFYDEYYFRPRVVWRIMRKALWNNDERKRLYHEAVEFLRLRSERLKFARKGPQKTASISVPAID; encoded by the coding sequence ATGGAGTCTGTTTTGAAGACGCTCTTGCTGAACCCTCCAAGTTTCGAGAAGTTCGACGGTGGTGCAAGCTCGAGATGGCCAGCCACGCGCGAGATTGAGTCATACTGGTATCCTGTCTGGCTGACTTATCCAGCGGGCATGTTGCCCGGCAGCCGCTTGCTGGATGCCCCCCCACACAAGGTCACTCCCCAGCAGACGGTCGAAATTTCCAAAGACTACGAGTTTTTGGTTCTGTTTACTTCCGCCGTCGGCTTTGAAAATGACTTGAAATTGGTTCGCCGAATGAAAGAGGTCAAGCCGAGCCTGAAAGTAGCTTTCGTGGGGCCGCCGGTACAGGTGAAGCCCGAAGAGAGTTTGATGGCCAGTGAGGACATCGACTTTATCGTGCGGGGTGAATTCGATTACGCCGTAGTGGAGTTCGCGCAGGGTAAGCCGCTCAGTGAAATTCTCGGCGCCAGCTACCGTGAGGATGGAAAGATCGTCCACAATCCGCCGCGCAAAGAATTGCAGACAGAAGACCTTGATCGTCTGCCGTTCGCAACGGAAGTATACAAGCAAAACCTGACTATCGAGAATTACAACGTTCCGTTCCTGCTTCACCCTTTTGTTTCGTTCTATTCTTCCCGCGGATGTCCTGCGCTCTGCACGTTCTGCCTCTGGCCGCAGACGCTTTCCGGCCATGCCTGGCGGACGCGCTCCGTGGACAACGTCGTCGCGGAAGTCCGGCAGGCTCTCAATCTTTTCCCGCAGGCAAAGGAATTCTTCTTTGACGATGATACCTTCAACATCCGCAAAGACCGCGCGATAGAGCTCTCAAAGAAGTTCAAACCTCTGGGCTTTCGCTGGTCCTGCACGGCCCGAGTTCACAGCGATTATGAAACGCTGAAAGCCATGGCTGACGGCGGGGCGCGTCTGTTTATCGTGGGTTTTGAATCAGGCGACGATCAGGTCCTGAAGAACATCAAGAAGGGCGCAACGGCTGAGATGGGCCGAAGGTTTGCCAAGAACTGCAAGAAGGTTGGCATTGCCATTCACGGCGATTTCATCATCGGGTTGCCGGGCGAAACCCCGGAAACCATCCAGCGCACCATCGATTTTGCCAAGGAACTGGACACGGAAACCATCCAGGTTTCCATCGCGCACGGATATCCGGGTACGGAAATGTACAACCAGTTGTTGCAGGCAGGACAGCTGGTGAACCTTCCCATGTCTGACACAAACGGTCACCAGTTGCCTCACATCGAGTATCCCGGGCTTTCGACTGCTCAAATGATGGATGCAGTCAACCGCTTTTACGATGAGTATTACTTCCGGCCTCGAGTTGTGTGGCGCATCATGCGCAAGGCGCTGTGGAACAACGACGAACGCAAGCGTTTATATCATGAAGCCGTGGAATTTTTGCGCTTGCGAAGCGAACGCCTCAAGTTCGCCCGTAAAGGTCCGCAAAAAACCGCCTCAATCAGCGTGCCGGCTATCGACTAG
- a CDS encoding tetratricopeptide repeat protein produces MKLLKTHIFLALFSVLALGVRAWASGNAAPSPCPAPPGIASEFDAAMLGETVSVLKREVDKNPNDAQATLWLARSFLELAEYDQAVTYAEHAVRLSPDCSESHYWLARSYAMKADTARSFLLARKARMEYQVAARLDPDNLDARRDLMEFYLQAPWILGGSKEKAWDQVEAIALRNPTEGDLARAIYWRDLNEPALASKEFQKVLEAKPQRAEAYFQVADFYEADGKPAEVEAVVRAVSPIAPRDPRLNYYSAVASVMRHEDLSKAEQNLKEYLAKTPPRDDFPSHAEARNWLGRIHEIRGEKRRAVDEYRSALSLSPDNQSARDALRRLDAN; encoded by the coding sequence ATGAAATTGCTGAAAACACATATTTTTTTAGCACTCTTTTCTGTCCTAGCTCTGGGCGTGCGCGCGTGGGCTTCAGGCAACGCGGCCCCCAGCCCATGTCCGGCGCCACCCGGCATAGCAAGCGAGTTCGACGCGGCAATGTTGGGTGAAACTGTATCCGTGCTCAAGAGGGAGGTTGATAAGAATCCCAATGATGCACAGGCCACGTTGTGGCTGGCACGTTCCTTCCTGGAGCTCGCCGAATACGACCAGGCCGTAACTTATGCCGAGCACGCCGTGCGGTTGTCACCCGATTGTTCGGAATCACACTACTGGCTGGCGCGCTCTTATGCAATGAAGGCCGACACAGCCCGCAGCTTTTTGCTGGCAAGGAAGGCAAGGATGGAGTATCAGGTGGCAGCGCGGCTTGATCCGGACAACCTGGACGCGCGCCGGGATCTGATGGAGTTTTACCTCCAGGCTCCCTGGATACTGGGAGGAAGTAAGGAAAAGGCATGGGACCAGGTCGAAGCCATTGCCTTGCGGAACCCCACGGAGGGCGATCTCGCCCGCGCAATTTATTGGCGCGACCTGAACGAGCCGGCGCTGGCCTCAAAAGAGTTCCAAAAGGTTCTGGAAGCGAAGCCGCAGCGGGCGGAGGCCTATTTTCAGGTTGCGGACTTCTATGAGGCTGATGGGAAGCCTGCGGAGGTTGAAGCTGTGGTTCGAGCTGTTTCTCCCATCGCTCCGAGGGACCCCCGACTGAATTATTACAGTGCAGTCGCCAGTGTCATGAGACATGAGGACCTCTCTAAAGCTGAACAAAACTTGAAGGAGTATCTCGCGAAAACACCCCCGCGTGACGATTTTCCGTCTCATGCAGAAGCGCGTAACTGGCTGGGACGGATTCACGAAATTCGGGGAGAGAAGCGACGCGCGGTTGACGAATACCGCTCTGCGCTCAGCCTGAGCCCCGACAATCAATCGGCCCGGGATGCCCTCCGGCGCCTGGACGCAAATTAG
- a CDS encoding 4-hydroxy-3-methylbut-2-enyl diphosphate reductase, with translation MNVVPHVENSVYTEPGTLLLLRPRGFCAGVIRAIDVVRMVLEKLGPPVYVRKEIVHNRYVVDELASQGAVFVENLEEVPTGAAVIFSAHGVSPAVREEARSRQLRIIDATCPLVTKVHLEVIRYARENYTIVLIGHRDHDEMIGTLGEAPEAIHLISSVEDVENLSPPNPNRIVYLTQTTLSLDDTAEIVDRLKERFPAIIGPPGQDICYATQNRQMAVKAVAPRADGILVVGAQNSSNSNRLVEVARRGGTAAYLIGNADDILPEWVRGHRRIGVTAGASTPEVLVRQVVDRLKEWGFTRVEEVEWIEEDVRFALPAELKV, from the coding sequence ATGAACGTGGTTCCTCACGTTGAGAACTCTGTTTATACCGAACCGGGCACCTTGCTGTTGCTACGGCCCAGGGGCTTCTGCGCGGGTGTCATCCGTGCTATTGACGTCGTGCGCATGGTTCTTGAAAAACTGGGGCCACCGGTGTATGTGCGGAAGGAAATTGTGCACAACCGCTACGTCGTAGACGAACTGGCCAGCCAGGGCGCGGTGTTCGTTGAAAATCTTGAAGAGGTGCCCACCGGAGCAGCCGTTATTTTCAGCGCTCACGGAGTTTCCCCCGCTGTCCGCGAGGAAGCACGCTCCCGGCAACTTCGTATTATCGACGCTACCTGCCCCCTGGTCACTAAGGTACATCTGGAAGTGATCCGGTATGCCCGAGAAAACTACACGATTGTCCTGATTGGCCATCGCGACCATGACGAAATGATTGGCACGCTGGGTGAGGCACCTGAAGCCATCCATCTAATCTCCTCCGTGGAGGATGTAGAAAATCTCAGTCCGCCCAATCCTAACCGGATCGTCTACTTGACGCAGACCACCTTGAGCCTCGACGACACGGCAGAAATTGTCGACCGACTCAAAGAGCGATTTCCTGCTATTATCGGGCCGCCCGGGCAGGACATCTGTTATGCCACTCAAAACCGGCAGATGGCGGTCAAAGCCGTTGCCCCCAGGGCTGATGGCATCCTAGTAGTAGGGGCCCAGAACAGTTCAAATTCAAACCGGCTGGTGGAAGTCGCCCGGCGAGGAGGAACTGCGGCTTACCTTATCGGCAATGCTGATGATATCCTCCCGGAGTGGGTAAGAGGCCATCGCCGGATCGGTGTCACCGCGGGCGCGTCAACGCCTGAAGTTCTGGTGCGGCAGGTCGTGGATCGCCTGAAGGAATGGGGCTTTACACGAGTCGAAGAAGTTGAGTGGATTGAAGAGGACGTCCGCTTTGCGCTACCTGCGGAATTGAAGGTGTGA
- the shc gene encoding squalene--hopene cyclase gives MTREAGIELEPFKNGGADGTVVADLDLRVQQAIERAAEHLLSLQTPEGYWVGELQADSTLESDYVFFLHVVGQFDPERIAKLANYIRHRQLPDGGWNIYQGGPSELNATVKAYVALKLAGDSADDPHMAAARSKIHKLGGLEQTNSYTRFYLALGGAVKWKHVPAIPPELMLPPKWFFFNLYSLSSWTRAIVVPLTILYAKRPKWPVPAYARVDELFRDPSGHIPAFDWDRRVLTWRNLFLAIDRLFKLHESLPWKPLRKIALAQAQKWLLDHLERSEGLGAIYPAMVNSIFALLAMGYSADDPLTARELAHLRGFEVEKGDTISLQPCMSPVWDTAIAMYSLEEAGLHPDHPALVKAARWLLDRQIVGPGDWQVKNQDAAPGGWAFEFRNDFYPDVDDASFVMMALQRVAYPDKVRLEHALRRSFRWLVSMQNRDGGWGAFDRNNDCSVLTRVPFADHNAMIDPSTADVTARVLECIARLGWPASHPAVQSGLSYLRKEQTAEGAWYGRWGVNYVYGTSGVLRMLEAFGLGRIQEAQRGADWLCAVQNRDGGFGESCASYDDPSLKGRGASTPSQTAWGLIGLLATRNVDDPAVIRSVQYLLEEQTEEGFWKEDEFTGTGFPRVFYLCYTLYRDTFPLYALAHYQSLRSKRGQTESIRFSPAEFERHDGNGKKNGRN, from the coding sequence ATGACAAGGGAAGCAGGAATTGAGCTCGAACCGTTTAAAAACGGCGGTGCAGATGGCACCGTCGTTGCTGATCTTGATCTTCGGGTTCAACAAGCCATTGAACGGGCGGCCGAGCATTTGCTTTCTTTGCAGACTCCAGAAGGATACTGGGTCGGTGAGTTGCAGGCTGATTCTACTCTTGAGTCCGATTATGTGTTTTTCCTCCATGTTGTCGGCCAGTTTGACCCCGAGCGCATAGCAAAGCTTGCCAATTATATCCGGCACAGGCAGCTCCCGGACGGCGGATGGAACATCTATCAGGGTGGTCCTTCAGAGCTGAACGCCACCGTCAAGGCGTATGTGGCGCTTAAGCTTGCCGGCGACTCGGCTGATGATCCGCATATGGCAGCCGCTCGCTCTAAAATTCACAAACTCGGCGGCCTGGAGCAGACCAATTCTTATACGCGCTTTTATCTGGCACTTGGCGGCGCCGTTAAATGGAAGCACGTACCGGCTATCCCCCCCGAGTTGATGCTCCCGCCAAAATGGTTTTTCTTTAATCTCTACTCTCTCTCTTCGTGGACCCGCGCCATTGTGGTTCCGCTCACCATCCTTTATGCCAAGCGACCAAAGTGGCCCGTGCCGGCTTACGCCCGGGTTGACGAGCTGTTCCGTGACCCCTCAGGTCACATCCCGGCTTTCGACTGGGATCGGAGAGTCCTTACATGGCGGAACCTCTTTCTGGCCATCGACCGGCTGTTCAAATTGCACGAATCCCTGCCGTGGAAACCCCTCCGTAAAATTGCTCTTGCGCAGGCGCAGAAATGGCTGCTGGATCACCTGGAGAGGAGCGAAGGATTGGGGGCCATCTACCCCGCTATGGTCAACTCAATCTTTGCATTGCTGGCCATGGGATATTCCGCAGATGATCCACTGACGGCGAGGGAGCTGGCGCATTTGCGCGGGTTCGAAGTAGAAAAGGGTGACACGATTTCACTGCAACCTTGCATGTCACCCGTCTGGGACACGGCAATCGCAATGTACTCGCTCGAGGAAGCGGGACTGCATCCGGACCATCCGGCCCTGGTCAAAGCTGCACGATGGCTGCTCGACCGCCAGATTGTCGGCCCGGGCGACTGGCAGGTGAAGAACCAGGACGCCGCCCCGGGAGGCTGGGCGTTTGAATTTCGAAATGATTTTTACCCGGATGTTGACGATGCCTCTTTTGTGATGATGGCACTGCAGAGAGTTGCCTACCCGGACAAGGTCCGGCTCGAACATGCGCTCCGAAGGAGTTTTCGCTGGCTGGTCAGCATGCAGAACCGCGACGGCGGTTGGGGTGCTTTCGACCGTAACAACGACTGCTCAGTTCTGACTCGCGTCCCCTTTGCCGATCACAACGCCATGATCGATCCTTCAACGGCAGATGTGACGGCGCGGGTGCTGGAATGCATTGCGCGCCTTGGATGGCCGGCGTCTCACCCCGCAGTGCAGAGCGGGCTGAGTTACCTGCGGAAGGAGCAGACTGCTGAAGGGGCCTGGTACGGACGGTGGGGAGTGAATTACGTGTATGGAACCAGCGGCGTGCTGCGAATGCTGGAAGCATTTGGACTCGGCAGGATACAGGAGGCCCAAAGGGGGGCCGACTGGCTCTGTGCCGTCCAGAACCGGGACGGCGGCTTTGGAGAATCATGCGCCTCCTACGATGACCCTTCTCTTAAAGGAAGAGGGGCAAGCACTCCTTCACAAACAGCATGGGGATTGATCGGGTTACTGGCAACTCGGAACGTGGACGACCCGGCCGTTATTAGATCCGTGCAATACCTGCTGGAGGAACAAACCGAAGAGGGATTCTGGAAAGAGGACGAGTTTACCGGGACGGGCTTCCCGCGGGTCTTCTATCTTTGTTACACTTTATATCGCGACACCTTCCCGCTTTATGCGCTGGCACACTACCAAAGCCTTCGCAGCAAGAGGGGGCAGACGGAGTCCATTCGCTTTTCGCCCGCGGAATTTGAGCGACATGATGGGAACGGAAAGAAGAACGGGAGGAATTGA
- the hpnH gene encoding adenosyl-hopene transferase HpnH — protein sequence MRFPLSLTANLSTYIAGKRLHRVDKFPLVMMLEPLHACNLTCTGCGRIREYKDTIRDKLTVEQCLNAVDECGAPIVSICGGEPMIYPDLPRLVSEILDRRKNIYLCTNGMFIRKRLKDYKPTSRMFFNVHLDGMEATHDLCVEREGVFREAVEAIKFAKDRGFQVCTNTTIYKQTDLNEIAEMFEFLRGLGVDGHMLSPAYSYIAVQTKEIFMSRQEIHEKFRLASQLLERYSVMTSPIYLEYLRGERELECTAWGNPTYNPRGWKGPCYLITDAHYATFKEFMESTPWENYGPGKDPRCEHCMVHVGFEPSAVLGANRTFPDTWKLLKWQLTKPKNGHNGNGAHYGNGSAG from the coding sequence ATGCGGTTTCCGCTCAGTTTGACGGCAAATCTTAGCACATACATAGCCGGAAAAAGGCTTCATCGGGTTGATAAATTTCCTCTGGTCATGATGTTGGAACCGTTGCATGCCTGTAACCTCACGTGCACCGGCTGCGGGCGTATTCGCGAATACAAAGATACCATCCGTGACAAGCTGACGGTTGAGCAGTGCTTGAATGCAGTGGATGAGTGTGGTGCGCCTATCGTTTCCATTTGCGGCGGCGAGCCAATGATCTATCCGGACTTGCCGCGCCTGGTGAGCGAAATCCTGGACCGCAGGAAAAACATCTACCTGTGCACGAACGGAATGTTCATCCGCAAACGCCTGAAGGATTACAAGCCCACGTCGCGGATGTTCTTCAACGTCCACCTGGACGGCATGGAGGCCACTCACGACCTCTGCGTCGAGCGCGAAGGTGTATTCCGTGAGGCCGTCGAGGCCATCAAGTTCGCCAAAGACCGCGGCTTTCAGGTGTGCACCAACACAACTATTTACAAGCAGACCGACCTCAACGAAATCGCGGAAATGTTTGAGTTCCTGCGGGGCCTCGGTGTTGACGGGCACATGCTTTCACCAGCCTATTCCTATATTGCGGTTCAGACCAAGGAAATCTTCATGTCACGGCAGGAAATTCATGAGAAGTTTCGGTTGGCCAGCCAATTGCTCGAAAGGTACAGCGTCATGACCTCGCCGATCTACCTGGAGTATCTGCGCGGCGAGCGTGAGTTGGAGTGTACGGCCTGGGGCAATCCTACATATAACCCGCGCGGCTGGAAGGGGCCGTGTTACCTGATCACCGACGCCCATTACGCCACCTTCAAAGAATTTATGGAATCTACTCCCTGGGAAAACTATGGACCAGGGAAAGATCCTCGATGCGAACACTGTATGGTCCATGTGGGGTTTGAACCTTCCGCGGTGCTGGGAGCCAACCGAACATTTCCCGATACATGGAAACTGCTGAAATGGCAGCTCACAAAACCGAAGAACGGGCACAACGGCAACGGCGCCCATTACGGGAATGGAAGCGCAGGATGA